A region of Lagenorhynchus albirostris chromosome 20, mLagAlb1.1, whole genome shotgun sequence DNA encodes the following proteins:
- the CHD3 gene encoding chromodomain-helicase-DNA-binding protein 3 isoform X7, translated as MVVSEEEEEEEEEGDEEEEEVEAADEDYEEDDDEGVLGRGPGHDRGRDRHSPPGCHLFPPPPPPPLPPPPPPPPPPPDKDDIRLLPSALGVKKRKRGPKKQKENKPGKARKRKKLDSEEEFGSERDEYREKSESGGSEYGTGPGRKRRRKHREKKEKKTKRRKKGEGDGGQKQVEQKSSATLLLTWGLEDVEHVFSEEDYHTLTNYKAFSQFMRPLIAKKNPKIPMSKMMTILGAKWREFSANNPFKGSAAAVAAAAAAAAAAVAEQVSAAVSSATPVAPSGPPALPPPPAADIQPPPIRRAKTKEGKGPGHKRRSKSPRVPDGRKKLRGKKMAPLKIKLGLLGGKRKKGGSYVFQSDEGPEPEAEESDLDSGSVHSASGRPDGPVRTKKLKRGRPGRKKKKVLGCPAVAGEEEVDGYETDHQDYCEVCQQGGEIILCDTCPRAYHLVCLDPELDRAPEGKWSCPHCEKEGVQWEAKEEEEDYEEEGEEEGEKEEEDDHMEYCRVCKDGGELLCCDACISSYHIHCLNPPLPDIPNGEWLCPRCTCPVLKGRVQKILHWRWGEPPVAVPAPQQADGNPDAPPARPLQGRSEREFFVKWVGLSYWHCSWAKELQLEIFHLVMYRNYQRKNDMDEPPPLDYGSGEDDGKSDKRKVKDPHYAEMEEKYYRFGIKPEWMTVHRIINHSVDKKGNYHYLVKWRDLPYDQSTWEEDEMNIPEYEDHKQSYWRHRELIMGEDPAQPRKYKKKKKELQGDGPPSSPTNDPTVKYEAQPRFITATGGTLHMYQLEGLNWLRFSWAQGTDTILADEMGLGKTIQTIVFLYSLYKEGHTKGPFLVSAPLSTIINWEREFQMWAPKFYVVTYTGDKDSRAIIRENEFSFEDNAIKGGKKAFKMKREAQVKFHVLLTSYELITIDQAALGSIRWACLVVDEAHRLKNNQSKFFRVLNGYKIDHKLLLTGTPLQNNLEELFHLLNFLTPERFNNLEGFLEEFADISKEDQIKKLHDLLGPHMLRRLKADVFKNMPAKTELIVRVELSPMQKKYYKYILTRNFEALNSRGGGNQVSLLNIMMDLKKCCNHPYLFPVAAMESPKLPSGAYEGGALIKASGKLMLLQKMLRKLKEQGHRVLIFSQMTKMLDLLEDFLDYEGYKYERIDGGITGALRQEAIDRFNAPGAQQFCFLLSTRAGGLGINLATADTVIIFDSDWNPHNDIQAFSRAHRIGQANKVMIYRFVTRASVEERITQVAKRKMMLTHLVVRPGLGSKAGSMSKQELDDILKFGTEELFKDENEGENKEEDSSVIHYDNEAIARLLDRNQDATEDTDVQNMNEYLSSFKVAQYVVREEDKIEEIEREIIKQEENVDPDYWEKLLRHHYEQQQEDLARNLGKGKRVRKQVNYNDAAQEDQDNQSEYSVGSEEEDEDFDERPEGRRQSKRQLRNEKDKPLPPLLARVGGNIEVLGFNTRQRKAFLNAVMRWGMPPQDAFTTQWLVRDLRGKTEKEFKAYVSLFMRHLCEPGADGSETFADGVPREGLSRQQVLTRIGVMSLVKKKVQEFEHINGRWSMPELMPDPSADSKRSSRASSPTKTSPTTPEASAANSPCTSKPATPAPSEKGDGVRTPLEKDEAENQEEKPEKNSKIGEKMETEADTPSPAPSLGERLEPRKIPLEDEVPGVPGEMEPEPGYRGDREKSAEDVKGDRELRPGPPRDEPRSNGRREEKAEKPRFMFNIADGGFTELHTLWQNEERAAVSSGKLNEIWHRRHDYWLLAGIVLHGYARWQDIQNDAQFAIINEPFKTEANKGNFLEMKNKFLARRFKLLEQALVIEEQLRRAAYLNLSQEPAHPAMALHARFAEAECLAESHQHLSKESLAGNKPANAVLHKGKGRGGPARGRAHNAASEPAGGVAERHEGGRDPPASHAVPNTPHRSPPSDVRAQHPQPAGQQGHGASPHTGLPPGSVRYTSGVRGSLQRRTRRGPGRRRRQLQPDACRVLHHSRHQRPSSAGEEGEGNGGGIGVRRAGSEGAPSRGGDLYRRLTGSQACPSPRPRPRGRPPAQALGPAASPPPSPPLGPPLG; from the exons atggtggtgtcggaggaggaagaagaggaggaagaagagggcgacgaggaggaggaggaggtggaggcggCCGACGAGGACTACGAGGAGGACGACGACGAGGGAGTACTCGGGCGCGGGCCGGGCCACGACCGGGGCCGCGACCGCCACAGCCCCCCCGGCTGCCACCTcttcccgccgccgccgccgccgccgctgcccccgccgccgccgccgccacccccACCGCCAG ATAAGGATGACATTCGGCTGCTGCCTTCAGCACTGGgtgtgaagaagagaaaaagaggaccCAAGAAGCAGAAGGAGAACAAGCCAGGAAAAGCCCGAAAACGCAAGAAGCTT GACAGCGAGGAGGAATTTGGCTCTGAGCGAGATGAGTACCGGGAGAAGTCAGAGAGTGGAGGCAGTGAATATGGAACTGGACCAGGTCGGAAACGGAGACggaagcacagagaaaaaaaggagaagaagacgAAGCGGCggaaaaagggggagggagatggggggcaAAAG CAGGTGGAACAGAAGTCATCGGCAACTCTGCTTCTGACTTGGGGCCTGGAGGACGTGGAACATGTGTTCTCTGAGGAGGATTACCACACACTCACCAACTACAAAGCCTTTAGCCAGTTCATGAG GCCCCTGATTGCTAAGAAGAATCCTAAGATCCCAATGTCTAAGATGATGACCATCCTTGGGGCCAAGTGGAGAGAGTTCAGCGCCAACAACCCCTTCAAGGGGTCGGCAGCTGCTGtggcggcagcggcggcagcggcggccgcAGCTGTAGCTGAGCAGGTGTCAGCAGCTGTCTCATCGGCCACCCCCGTAGCACCTTCCGGACCCCCCGCCCTTCCACCACCCCCTGCTGCTGAtatccagcccccacccatccgaAGAGCCAAAACCAAAGAGGGCAAAG GTCCAGGCCACAAGAGGCGGAGTAAGAGTCCCCGAGTGCCTGATGGACGCAAGAAGCTTCGGGGAAAGAAGATGGCCCCACTCAAAATCAAACTAGGGCTGCTGGGCGgcaagaggaagaagggaggctCG TATGTTTTCCAGAGTGACGAGGGCCCTGAACCAGAGGCTGAGGAGTCAGACCTGGACAGTGGCAGTGTCCACAGTGCCTCAGGCCGCCCTGATGGCCCTGTCCGCACCAAGAAACTGAAGAGAGGCCGgccaggaaggaagaagaagaagg TCCTGGGCTGTCCTGCAGTGGCCGGGGAGGAGGAGGTTGATGGCTACGAGACGGATCACCAGGATTACTGTGAGGTGTGCCAGCAGGGTGGGGAAATTATTCTGTGTGACACCTGCCCTCGTGCCTACCACCTCGTCTGCCTCGATCCTGAGCTCGACCGGGCTCCTGAGGGCAAATGGAGCTGCCCCCACTGC GAGAAGGAGGGGGTACAGTGGGAggccaaggaggaggaggaagactatgaagaggagggggaagaggagggggagaaggaggaagaggacgaCCACATGGAGTACTGCCGTGTGTGCAAGGATGGCGGGGAGCTCCTGTGCTGTGACGCCTGCATCTCCTCCTACCACATTCACTGCCTGAACCCCCCGCTGCCTGACATCCCCAACGGCGAGTGGCTGTGTCCCCGATGCACA TGTCCCGTGCTGAAAGGCCGTGTGCAGAAGATCCTACACTGGCGGTGGGGGGAGCCCCCTGTGGCAGTGCCGGCCCCCCAACAGGCAGACGGGAATCCAGATGCCCCACCCGCACGTCCTCTTCAAGGCAGATCGGAGAGAGAGTTCTTTGTCAAGTGGGTAGGACTGTCCTACTGGCACTGCTCCTGGGCCAAGGAGCTTCAG CTGGAAATTTTCCACTTGGTAATGTACCGAAACTATCAACGGAAGAATGACATGGACGAGCCCCCACCCCTCGACTACGGCTCTGGTGAGGATGATGGGAAGAGTGACAAACGCAAGGTGAAGGACCCGCACTATGCCGAGATGGAGGAGAAGTACTATCGTTTCGGCATCAAGCCAGAGTGGATGACCGTCCACCGGATCATCAACCACAG TGTGGATAAGAAGGGAAATTACCACTATCTAGTGAAATGGAGGGACTTGCCATATGACCAGTCCACGTGGGAGGAAGATGAAATGAACATCCCTGAATATGAAGACCATAAACAAAGCTACTGGAGACACCG AGAACTAATTATGGGGGAGGACCCCGCCCAGCCCCGCAagtataagaagaagaagaaggagctGCAGGGTGATGGGCCTCCCAGCTCTCCTACTAATGAT CCGACAGTGAAATACGAGGCTCAGCCACGGTTCATCACAGCCACTGGAGGCACGCTGCACATGTATCAGCTGGAGGGGTTGAACTGGCTACGCTTCTCGTGGGCCCAGGGCACTGACACCATTCTGGCTGATGAGATGGGACTGGGCAAGACCATACAAACCATCGTCTTCCTCTACTCACTGTATAAGGAG GGCCACACAAAGGGTCCCTTCCTGGTGAGCGCCCCGCTCTCCACCATCATTAACTGGGAGCGGGAGTTCCAGATGTGGGCACCCAAGTTCTATGTGGTGACGTACACGGGTGACAAGGACAGCCGAGCCATCATTCGTGAGAATGAGTTTTCCTTTGAAGACAACGCCATCAAAGGTGGCAAGAAAGCTTTTAAGATGAAG AGGGAGGCGCAGGTGAAGTTCCATGTTCTCCTGACATCATATGAGCTGATCACCATTGATCAGGCAGCTCTTGGCTCCATCCGCTGGGCCTGTCTCGTGGTGGATGAGGCCCATCGGCTCAAGAACAACCAGTCCAAG TTTTTCAGGGTCCTCAATGGCTACAAGATAGATCATAAGTTGCTGCTGACAGGGACTCCACTGCAGAATAACCTGGAGGAGCTCTTCCATCTGCTGAACTTCCTCACCCCAGAGAGGTTTAA CAatctggaaggcttcctggaggagtttGCCGACATATCCAAAGAAGACCAGATTAAGAAACTTCATGACTTGCTGGGGCCACATATGCTGAGGAGGCTCAAGGCTGATGTCTTTAAGAATATGCCGGCCAAGACAGAGCTCATTGTCCGCGTGGAGCTGAGCCCCATGCAGAA GAAATACTACAAGTATATCCTGACCCGAAATTTTGAGGCCTTGAACTCACGAGGAGGTGGGAACCAAGTGTCATTGCTTAACATCATGATGGATCTTAAGAAGTGCTGCAACCATCCGTATCTCTTTCCTGTGGCTGCTATG GAGTCCCCCAAACTTCCCAGTGGGGCATATGAGGGTGGGGCACTTATTAAGGCATCTGGGAAGCTCATGCTGTTGCAGAAGATGCTGCGGAAGCTGAAGGAGCAAGGACACAGAGTGCTCATCTTCTCGCAG ATGACCAAAATGTTAGACTTGCTAGAGGACTTCTTAGACTACGAAGGCTACAAGTATGAGCGCATTGATGGCGGCATCACTGGtgccctgaggcaggaggccATCGATCGCTTCAATG CTCCTGGGGCCCAACAATTCTGCTTCCTCCTGTCCACCCGGGCTGGAGGGCTGGGCATCAATCTGGCCACTGCCGACACTGTCATCATCTTTGATTCAGACTGGAACCCCCATAATGATATCCAG GCCTTCAGCCGTGCTCATCGGATCGGCCAGGCCAACAAAGTGATGATTTACCGGTTTGTGACTCGCGCATCAGTGGAAGAGCGAATCACACAGGTGGCCAAGAGAAAGATGATGCTGACGCATCTGGTGGTGCGGCCTGGGCTGGGCTCCAAGGCGGGCTCCATGTCCAAGCAGGAGCTGGATGACATCCTCAAATTTGGCACCGAGGAGCTATTTAAGGATGAAAATGAGG GGGAGAACAAGGAGGAGGACAGCAGTGTGATTCACTATGACAACGAGGCCATCGCTCGGCTCCTGGACCGGAACCAGGATGCAACTGAGGACACTGACGTGCAGAACATGAATGAGTATCTCAGCTCCTTCAAGGTGGCCCAGTACGTGGTGAGGGAAGAAGACAAG ATTGAGGAAATTGAACGAGAGATCATCAAGCAGGAGGAGAACGTGGATCCCGACTACTGGGAGAAGCTGCTGAGACACCACTACGAGCAGCAGCAGGAAGACCTGGCCCGCAACCTCGGCAAAGGCAAGAGGGTCCGCAAGCAGGTTAACTACAACGATGCTGCTCAGGAGGACCAAG ATAACCAGTCAGAGTACTCAGTGGGATcagaggaggaggatgaagaCTTTGATGAGCGTCCTGAAG GGCGTCGACAGTCCAAGAGGCAGCTCCGGAACGAAAAGGATAAGCCACTGCCTCCACTGCTGGCTCGAGTTGGGGGCAACATTGAG GTGTTGGGATTCAACACCCGTCAGCGGAAGGCCTTCCTCAATGCTGTGATGCGCTGGGGCATGCCACCACAGGACGCCTTCACCACCCAGTGGCTGGTGCGGGACCTCAGGGGCAAGACTGAAAAAGAGTTCAA GGCCTATGTGTCTTTGTTCATGCGCCATCTCTGTGAGCCCGGGGCAGACGGCTCTGAAACCTTTGCTGACGGGGTCCCTCGGGAGGGACTGAGTCGCCAGCAAGTGTTGACCCGCATTGGAGTCATGTCTCTCGTCAAGAAGAAG GTTCAGGAGTTTGAGCACATCAATGGGCGCTGGTCTATGCCGGAGCTGATGCCCGACCCCAGTGCTGACTCCAAGCGTTCCTCCAGAGCCTCCTCTCCTACCAAAACGTCTCCCACCACTCCTGAGGCTTCTGCTGCAAACAGTCCCTGCACCTCAAAACCTG CTACTCCAGCTCCCAGTGAGAAAGGAGATGGCGTAAGGACACCTCTGGAGAAGGATGAAGCAGAAAACCAGGAGGAGAAGCCAGAGAAGAATAGCAAAATTGGGGAGAAGATGGAAACAGAG GCTGatacccccagcccagccccatcaCTTGGGGAGCGGCTGGAGCCAAGGAAGATTCCTCTAGAGGATGAGGTGCCAGGGGTACCTGGAGAGATGGAGCCTGAACCTGGGTACCGTGGGGACAGAGAGAAGTCAG CAGAAGATGTAAAAGGGGACCGGGAGCTTCGACCTGGGCCTCCTCGAGACGAGCCGCGGTCCAACGGGCGACGtgaggagaaggcagagaagcCGCGGTTCATGTTCAATATTGCAGACGGTGGCTTCACAG AGCTCCACACGCTGTGGCAGAATGAGGAACGGGCAGCTGTTTCCTCGGGGAAACTCAATGAGATCTGGCACCGAAGACATGACTATTGGCTTCTGGCTGGGATTGTCCT CCATGGCTACGCACGGTGGCAGGACATCCAGAATGATGCTCAGTTCGCCATTATCAACGAGCCATTTAAAACTGAAGCCAATAAGGGGAACTTTCTGGAGATGAAAAATAAGTTCCTGGCGCGGAGATTCAAG CTCCTGGAGCAGGCGCTGGTGAttgaggagcagctgcggcgggCGGCCTACCTGAACCTATCACAGGAGCCGGCGCACCCCGCCATGGCCCTCCACGCCCGCTTCGCCGAGGCCGAGTGCCTGGCCGAGAGCCACCAGCACCTCTCCAAGGAGTCGTTGGCGGGGAACAAGCCGGCCAACGCCGTGCTGCACAAGGGTAAGGGCCGCGGCGGCCCCGCGCGGGGGAGGGCCCACAACGCTGC TTCTGAACCAGCTGGAGGAGTTGCTGAGCGACATGAAGGCGGACGTGACCCGCCTGCCAGCCACGCTGTCCCGAATACCCCCCATCGCAGCCCGCCTTCAGATGTCCGAGCGCAGCATCCTCAGCCGGCTGGCCAGCAAGGGCACGGAGCCTCACCCCACACCG GCCTTCCCCCCGGGTCCGTACGCTACACCTCCGGGGTACGGGGCAGCCTTCAGCGCCGCACCCGTAGGGGCCCTGGCCGCCGCAGGCGCCAATTACAGCCAGATGCCTGCAGGGTCCTTCATCACAG CCGCCACCAACGGCCCTCCAGTGCTggtgaagaaggagaaggaaatggtGGGGGCATTGGTGTCAGACGGGCTGGATCGGAAGGAGCCCCGAGCCGGGGAGGTGATCTGTATAGACGACTGACCGGATCCCAGGCCTGCCCTTCACCCAGGCCCCGTCCCCGAGGCCGACCCCCAGCTCAGGCTCTGGGGCCTGCTGCCAGTCCTCCGCCTTCCCCACCCCTTGGGCCCCCGCTGGGCTAG